The DNA sequence GTCGAAAGCAGCGTGGCCCTGCTCACGGAGCTGCCCGCCGAGCATAACCAGTTTACCGACGTGTATGGGGCCCTGGGCTTCGGCCACCGCACCGCGGCCGACTCGCAGGGCCTGCTAGCGCTGCACAAAAGCTACTGCGCGCCGCGCCGCTGCCTGCACTGCGCCATCGGCAGCCGCCTGGTGCAGGGCCCCCAGTTGCGCGCCACCCGATGAAGCTGGCGCTGGCGCTTGTGCTGAACGCGGCCTTGCTGGCCGTGCTGCTGCCGTGGCTGCGCTGCGAGTGGCGCAGCCTGGGCGCGGCTTGGCGGGCAGCATTGGTGGCGGGGTTGGCGGGACGCCTGCTGGTGGGGGCCCTGCGCGACGCCCGCCCCGTGAACGACGGGGCTTATGTGCAGCACCTGAGCGAACTACTCACTGCCCAGCTGTGGCACGATCCCGCCAGCGGCCTCCGCTCGCTGACGGGCGAGGTGGTGCAATTTGCTGGCGAGCGGGTGGTGTACTACGGCATGTCGAACACGCTGTTTCTGGCCAAGGTGCTGGCCCTGTTGAACTTGGCTTCGTTGGTAAATCCTTGGCTCAATGCGGTGTACTTGAGTTTATTCAGCTTTATGGGGTGCTGGCAACTGGCGCGCACGCTGGCCGAAAGGCTGCCGGCTACGCCGGCTGGTGCCGGACTAGTGGGGCTGGTGCTGTGGCCTTCGGTGGCGTACTGGGCCGCCGGCCTAAACAAAGAAGCCATCCTATTGGGCAGTAGTGCCTGGCTATTAGCGTTGGCGATCAATAAGTTGTACGCCGAGGTGAGGGCAGCCCCGCGCCCGTGGTGGTGGGGCCCGGCCGCGGCTGGCCTGGCGCTGCTGTGTTTTAAGATGCGCTATTTTTTCGCGGTGCCGCTGCTGGGCGGGCTGCTGGGGCTGGCAGTCGTGCAAGGGCTGCGGCGGCACGGCTGGGCACAGAGGCGCGGCGCCCAGGTACTGGTGCTGGTGGCCCTGCTGGTGGCGGGCGCGGCGGTGGCCCCCGAGGTCAGCGTAGCATTTCGGCTCAATAAGTTTACGAGCCAGGTGCTGCGCATCTACGACCACGACTTGCTGGTGTCTGCCGGCCGGCCCCACTTCGCCTACGCCGACCTGCGGCCCACGGCGGCAAGCTTTCTGGCCCACACCCCGCAGGCCATCTGGAACACCCTTACCCGGCCCTGGCTAGGCGAGTCGGCCGAGCCGCAGTACGTGGCCGCGGGACTGGAAAATGCCCTACTGCTAGCGCTGGGGGCCCTGGCTTTGACGGCTTTGGTACGGGGCCGCCCCGGGCGCCTGCCGTTTGCCTTGGCCGTGGTGCTGCTGGGCTACTGCCTGCTGCTGGCCGCGCTCATGGGCCTGAGCACGCCCAATTTGGGTACGCTCGGCCGCTACCGCAGCGCGATGCTTTCCCTTTGGGTGCTGCTGCTGTTGCAGAACGACTACGCCGCTGCGGCCCTGCGCCGCCTGGGCCTGGGGGCCCCAGCGGGGCCGGCCCCGGCCCCATTCTCAGGCCCGGGGGCGTAACTTTGCGCTTTGCAACGGCGAGACCAAGCCCGGGTTTGGGTTGTTCTTGCCGCTTACTTCGCTCAACGCTATTCATGGAAAACCCCGTTATCATCCTCGGCGCGCAAGCCGTGGGCACGGCCGCCCTCGACGCCTTTCTCTCCAACGACCTGGTGGTGTACTGCCTACTCGACGACGACCCCAAACTGCAAAAAAGTGAGCTGCTGGAAGTGCCCGTGATGGGCGCTACCGACGACGCCGAGCTGCTGAAGCTGCTGGGCAAAAAGTGCGAAGTATTCGTGGCCACCGACGACGCGGCCAGCCGCCGCAGCCTCACCCAAATGCTGCGCCAGGAGTACGAGGCCGTGCCCGTGAACGCCATTCACCAGCGGGCCAGCGTATCGGCCCACGCCACGCTGGGCCACGGCAACTACGTGGGGCCCAACGCTGTGGTGGCCGCCCTGGCCACGCTCGGCAACGGCTGCCTCATCAACGGTAACGCCGTGGTGGAGGCCCGCGCCACGGTGGGCGACTACGCCCAGCTCGGCAGCGGGGCCCTGATCGGGGCCGGGGTTACGGTGGGCGAGCTGGCCTTCGTGGGGGCCGGCGCCGTGGTGGTGGCCGGCGTTACCATCGGCGAGAAGGCCCGCATCGGGGCCGGCTCGGTGGTAGTGGCCAACGTGCCCAAGGGCCAAACCGTGTTCGGCAACCCGGCGGTAAAAGTCTGATTTCGACCGTGGGCCTTTGCTTGGTGGCGACGGCTCGTGGTTATCACCTAATAGCTTCAACATGGATTACCAAGTTCTGCTTTACTACTGCTACGCGTCCATCGAAGACCCCGCGCAGTTCCGCGACGAGCACCATCAGCTGTGCCTGGCGTTGGATTTGCGCGGGCGCATCATTGTGGCGGCCGAGGGGCTGAACGGCACCGTGTCGGGCACGGCGGCCCACTGCGTGGCCTACATGGCGGCGGTGAAGGCCGACCCGCGATTTGGGGCCCTGGAGTTCAAGGTAGATGCTGCCGCTGGGCACACATTTCAGAAGCTGCATGTGCGCGTGAAGCCTGAAATTGTGCACAGCAGCCTGGCTCACCTCAAGCCGCAGGAAAAAACCGGCCAGCACCTCTCGCCTCAGGAATTTAGGGCCCTGAAGGACCGCGGCGATGTAGTGGTGGTGGACGTGCGCTCCGACTACGAGTACAATCTGGGCCGCTTCCGCAACGCCGTAACGCTGGACATGGAAAACTTTCGCGACTTTCCGGCCCGGGTGGAGCAGCTTAAGCAGTTCAAAGACAAGAAGATTCTAACTTACTGCACCGGCGGCGTGAAGTGCGAGAAGGCCAGCGCCTACCTGCTGGAGCAGGGCTTCGAGAACGTGTACCAGCTGCACGGCGGCATCATCAAGTACGGCATCGAGGCCGGGGGCGAGGATTTCGACGGCAAGTGCTACGTGTTCGACAACCGCGTGGCCGTGGACGTAAACCGCGTGAATCCGCGCGTGATTTCGCGCTGCTGCGTCTGCCGCGAGCCCTCGGCCCGGCTCATCGACTGCGCCAACCCGCAGTGCAATGCCTATATGGCGCAGTGCGAAAGCTGCGGCGATGTCATGCAAGGGGCCTGCTCCGAGGCCTGCGCCGCGCACCCCGCCAAGCGCCCCTACGACGGCACCGGGGCCTACCCCAAAGCCAGCAACCATTACCAGCCGGCCCAGGGCCTGGCCTCGTATAAGGGCTGAAGCAATCTTTGAAGAGTAGTTTCTGGCCGTACCGCCAAGCTGCGCTTGGCCTTGCTCCGGGGCCCTAGTATAGCCTACGCAAGGCCAAGCGCAGCTTGGCGGTACACGCTAAGTCTCAGCACAACGGTTTTTTTGGCCGCTTC is a window from the Hymenobacter nivis genome containing:
- a CDS encoding NeuD/PglB/VioB family sugar acetyltransferase, whose protein sequence is MENPVIILGAQAVGTAALDAFLSNDLVVYCLLDDDPKLQKSELLEVPVMGATDDAELLKLLGKKCEVFVATDDAASRRSLTQMLRQEYEAVPVNAIHQRASVSAHATLGHGNYVGPNAVVAALATLGNGCLINGNAVVEARATVGDYAQLGSGALIGAGVTVGELAFVGAGAVVVAGVTIGEKARIGAGSVVVANVPKGQTVFGNPAVKV
- the trhO gene encoding oxygen-dependent tRNA uridine(34) hydroxylase TrhO, with product MDYQVLLYYCYASIEDPAQFRDEHHQLCLALDLRGRIIVAAEGLNGTVSGTAAHCVAYMAAVKADPRFGALEFKVDAAAGHTFQKLHVRVKPEIVHSSLAHLKPQEKTGQHLSPQEFRALKDRGDVVVVDVRSDYEYNLGRFRNAVTLDMENFRDFPARVEQLKQFKDKKILTYCTGGVKCEKASAYLLEQGFENVYQLHGGIIKYGIEAGGEDFDGKCYVFDNRVAVDVNRVNPRVISRCCVCREPSARLIDCANPQCNAYMAQCESCGDVMQGACSEACAAHPAKRPYDGTGAYPKASNHYQPAQGLASYKG